The following proteins are encoded in a genomic region of Synechococcus sp. CBW1002:
- a CDS encoding DUF1611 domain-containing protein gives MLTDDAPIVLLQHGGLTDLGGKTGLAMLRYRHGPIVAVIDPENAGRRVQELTGIPRDLPVLASLREALPLGPRVAVVGLAPAGGKLPPALWGDVAAALEAGLCVASGLHSRLGDDPELAARLQPGQWIWDLRQEPPGLVVGSARAATLPCRRVLAVGSDMAVGKMSACLELVAAAGRRGLPARFVGTGQAGILISGHGIPLDAVRVDYAAGAVEQAVLATAHGLGGEGLLVVEGQGSLCHPGSTATLPLLRGCQPTALLLVHRSGQTTIQRHPSIALPALAELIATLEAVAALGRPGLTPPPRVAAIALNTAHLSADQAAAAMVAVAQETGLVCADPVRDWPGADRLLDALGGQHQETEAS, from the coding sequence GTGCTGACGGACGACGCACCGATCGTGCTGCTGCAGCACGGCGGGCTCACGGATCTGGGCGGCAAGACCGGCCTGGCGATGCTGCGCTACCGCCATGGGCCGATCGTGGCGGTGATTGACCCGGAGAACGCCGGTCGCCGCGTTCAGGAGCTGACAGGAATCCCCCGGGATCTGCCGGTTCTGGCCAGCCTCCGTGAGGCGTTGCCGCTCGGACCTCGCGTGGCGGTGGTGGGTCTGGCCCCCGCCGGCGGCAAGTTGCCGCCGGCACTCTGGGGGGATGTGGCCGCGGCCCTGGAGGCGGGCCTGTGCGTGGCCAGTGGCCTGCACAGTCGCCTTGGCGACGATCCGGAGCTGGCGGCGCGGCTGCAGCCCGGCCAGTGGATCTGGGATCTGCGGCAGGAGCCACCCGGCCTGGTGGTGGGATCGGCCCGGGCGGCGACCCTGCCCTGCCGGCGGGTGCTGGCGGTGGGCAGTGACATGGCGGTCGGGAAGATGAGTGCCTGCCTGGAGCTGGTCGCCGCCGCAGGCAGGAGAGGCCTGCCGGCCCGGTTCGTGGGCACCGGCCAGGCTGGAATTCTGATCAGCGGCCATGGCATTCCCCTCGATGCGGTGCGGGTCGATTACGCCGCCGGGGCGGTGGAGCAGGCCGTGCTGGCAACGGCGCATGGCCTTGGCGGTGAGGGGTTGCTGGTGGTGGAGGGCCAGGGATCCCTCTGCCACCCCGGCTCCACAGCAACCCTGCCCCTGCTGCGTGGCTGCCAGCCCACGGCCTTGCTGCTGGTGCATCGGTCCGGCCAGACCACCATCCAGCGCCACCCCAGCATTGCCCTGCCCGCGCTGGCCGAGCTGATCGCCACCCTGGAAGCGGTGGCTGCCCTGGGACGTCCGGGGCTCACACCCCCGCCTCGGGTGGCGGCGATTGCTCTGAACACCGCCCATCTCAGCGCCGATCAGGCCGCTGCGGCCATGGTGGCCGTGGCGCAGGAGACCGGGCTGGTCTGCGCTGATCCGGTGCGGGATTGGCCGGGTGCCGATCGGCTCCTGGATGCCCTGGGGGGCCAGCATCAGGAGACAGAGGCTTCCTGA
- a CDS encoding DUF4359 domain-containing protein has protein sequence MPSRSLTPWLVGLPVVLLGVAGLAATNPGPDEFERFAGDRLAAMASEELCSEKGLPLMIRLVISDCHGLVRAQHGVLGQLARSQSRRIDFGVGSLYSTEIGGQQLLPNWRLPHYTVSTLAMAGHFWVLEAGEERRPDPKGQEKEARR, from the coding sequence TTGCCCTCCCGATCGCTGACACCCTGGCTCGTGGGCCTGCCCGTGGTGCTCCTGGGGGTCGCTGGCCTGGCGGCCACCAACCCCGGCCCCGACGAGTTCGAACGGTTTGCCGGCGATCGGCTGGCGGCGATGGCTTCCGAAGAGCTCTGCAGCGAGAAGGGATTGCCGCTCATGATCCGACTCGTGATCAGTGATTGCCATGGCCTGGTCAGGGCCCAGCACGGAGTGCTCGGCCAGCTGGCCCGCAGCCAGAGTCGCCGCATCGATTTCGGAGTGGGCAGTCTCTACAGCACCGAGATCGGTGGCCAGCAGCTCCTGCCCAACTGGCGGCTGCCCCACTACACCGTCTCGACCCTGGCCATGGCTGGACACTTCTGGGTGCTTGAGGCCGGTGAAGAACGCCGCCCAGACCCGAAGGGTCAGGAGAAGGAGGCCAGGCGTTGA
- a CDS encoding amidohydrolase family protein: protein MNPEAGPDQTAPPSALDLQLPRQLLDPGLTGLPAADADGLVAVRLRCVDGRIAAIEAWPGCPHHGLDPAALPLALTPLVEPHAHLDKAFSWAPHANRSGTIAGAMAANRNEANERTQEQIHGRGERALERGWRQGLRAMRSHIDSLGAWWEPSWQALEALRLRWADRLELELVALVPLAHWGTPAGEALAARVAATGGLLGGVLGPPYRPSRDDQRALEALLRLAERHGCGIDLHIDESDQGQARGVRMLLQVLRHQPCSVPITCSHASSLALLPERQLRPLLDQLAAAGVAVVALPGTNHWLLDRRPGCTPRLRPQAPVRQLQAAGVLVAIGGDNVQDPWFPGGDFDPIEVLRFSVAASHQAPWLRQGLAPFSTEAARLLRLPWDGVLRQGGPADLVVLAACSWSEVLARSPQRRVLRGGHWLPPPLSQQPAAVLASVGGMTAHLSP from the coding sequence TTGAATCCCGAAGCCGGCCCTGACCAGACAGCCCCACCTAGCGCCCTGGACCTGCAGCTGCCGCGCCAGCTTCTCGATCCGGGCCTGACGGGCCTGCCCGCAGCGGATGCCGATGGACTGGTGGCCGTCCGTCTGCGTTGTGTCGATGGGCGTATCGCGGCCATCGAGGCCTGGCCAGGCTGCCCCCACCACGGGCTCGATCCCGCCGCCCTGCCCCTGGCCCTCACACCCCTGGTGGAACCCCACGCCCACCTCGATAAAGCCTTCAGTTGGGCGCCCCATGCCAACCGGTCCGGGACGATCGCCGGTGCCATGGCAGCCAATCGCAACGAGGCCAACGAACGCACCCAGGAGCAGATTCACGGGCGGGGCGAACGGGCCCTGGAGCGGGGCTGGCGGCAGGGCCTGCGGGCGATGCGCAGCCACATCGACAGCCTCGGTGCCTGGTGGGAGCCCAGCTGGCAGGCCCTGGAGGCGCTTCGCCTCCGCTGGGCCGATCGGCTGGAGCTGGAGCTGGTGGCCCTGGTGCCCCTGGCTCACTGGGGCACTCCGGCTGGCGAGGCCCTGGCGGCAAGGGTCGCAGCGACGGGTGGACTGCTCGGTGGTGTGCTCGGCCCGCCCTATCGCCCCAGCCGCGACGACCAGCGGGCCCTGGAGGCTTTGCTGAGGCTGGCGGAGCGCCACGGCTGCGGCATCGATCTGCACATCGACGAAAGCGACCAGGGTCAGGCCCGCGGCGTGCGGATGCTGCTCCAGGTACTGCGCCACCAGCCCTGTTCCGTGCCGATCACCTGCAGCCACGCCAGCAGCCTGGCGCTGCTGCCGGAACGGCAACTGAGGCCCCTGCTCGATCAGCTCGCCGCCGCTGGTGTGGCCGTGGTGGCCTTGCCGGGCACCAACCACTGGTTGCTGGATCGCAGGCCGGGCTGCACACCGCGGCTGCGGCCCCAGGCGCCGGTGCGCCAACTGCAGGCCGCCGGGGTGCTGGTGGCCATCGGCGGCGACAACGTGCAGGATCCCTGGTTCCCCGGCGGCGATTTCGATCCGATCGAGGTGCTGCGCTTCAGCGTGGCCGCCAGCCATCAGGCCCCCTGGCTGCGCCAGGGGCTGGCTCCTTTCAGCACCGAAGCGGCGCGGCTGCTGCGCCTCCCCTGGGACGGGGTGCTGCGCCAGGGGGGGCCGGCGGACCTGGTCGTGCTGGCGGCCTGCTCCTGGAGCGAGGTGCTGGCACGCTCACCGCAGCGACGGGTGCTGCGAGGCGGTCACTGGTTGCCACCACCGCTGTCGCAGCAGCCGGCGGCCGTTCTGGCCAGTGTGGGGGGCATGACCGCCCATCTCAGCCCCTGA
- a CDS encoding FAD-binding oxidoreductase gives MPSTDSPQPSAQAPSPAAHSIYDAAALLAAAGHCSVDTVRALAEDLARHHPDLPLVGPLPSASGDQGPQQADQTAAMARELRRRSSDYHDYSPVLVPLLQNHSAQLAVSANSTDQVMVVAAACARHAVPLTLRGAGTGNYGQCVPLAGGVVLDLSGLNRLRRVDPHSGVITAEAGCLLAPLDQQLAGHGRALRLAPSTYRTSSLGGFIAGGSGGIGSLRWGFLRDPGHLLGLEIVTLEQEPRLLQLDAESSRPLNHAYGTNGILTALTLATTEAVAWQELVVGFSHWQDALAVAQELPTTALLLNALCLLEAPIAERSPWPQGCPSPQAGEHRLLLLAAPDSLDLLPHWLAQRGGSVCWQAPQGQSRGLPLRELTWNHTTLHWRAHTPGWTYLQMLLPQPEGPALEALRDSWGGDVLWHLEAVRQSGAARLAGLPLLRWHDNERLQALMDHCRSLGALIFNPHVISVEDGGLGVVDTDQVAAKALYDPAGLLNPGKLRGWYLDAARSTGASNAA, from the coding sequence ATGCCCTCGACAGACTCGCCGCAACCCAGCGCCCAGGCTCCCAGCCCAGCCGCCCACAGCATCTACGACGCCGCGGCCCTGCTGGCGGCAGCGGGACACTGTTCCGTCGACACAGTGCGTGCCCTCGCCGAAGACCTGGCGCGGCATCACCCCGATCTGCCGCTGGTGGGCCCCCTGCCATCGGCCAGCGGTGATCAGGGGCCGCAGCAGGCGGACCAGACGGCTGCCATGGCCCGTGAGCTCCGGCGGCGCTCCAGCGACTATCACGACTACTCGCCGGTGCTGGTTCCGCTGCTCCAGAACCACAGCGCCCAGCTGGCGGTCAGCGCTAACTCCACCGATCAGGTGATGGTGGTGGCGGCAGCCTGTGCCCGCCATGCCGTGCCACTGACGCTGCGGGGTGCCGGCACCGGGAATTACGGCCAGTGCGTCCCCCTGGCTGGTGGGGTGGTGCTCGATCTCTCCGGCCTGAACCGCTTGCGACGGGTCGATCCCCACAGCGGGGTGATCACGGCGGAGGCCGGTTGCCTGCTGGCCCCCCTGGATCAGCAGCTGGCCGGCCATGGGCGGGCGCTGCGCCTGGCGCCCAGTACCTACCGCACCTCCAGCCTGGGTGGTTTCATCGCCGGTGGCTCCGGTGGTATCGGATCGCTGCGCTGGGGCTTTCTGCGGGATCCAGGCCATCTGCTCGGGCTCGAGATCGTGACCCTGGAGCAGGAACCGCGGCTGCTGCAGCTGGATGCGGAGTCCAGCCGCCCGCTCAACCACGCGTACGGCACCAATGGCATCCTCACCGCCCTGACCCTGGCGACCACCGAAGCGGTGGCGTGGCAGGAGCTGGTGGTGGGGTTCTCCCACTGGCAGGACGCCCTGGCCGTGGCCCAGGAGTTGCCAACCACGGCGCTGCTGCTCAATGCCCTCTGCCTGCTGGAGGCACCGATCGCCGAACGCTCCCCCTGGCCGCAGGGGTGTCCGTCGCCGCAGGCGGGAGAGCATCGGCTGCTGCTGCTGGCCGCCCCCGACAGCCTTGATCTGCTGCCGCACTGGCTGGCCCAGCGAGGTGGCAGTGTCTGCTGGCAGGCGCCCCAGGGTCAGAGCCGTGGACTGCCCCTGCGGGAGCTCACCTGGAACCACACCACCCTGCACTGGCGGGCCCATACCCCTGGCTGGACCTACCTGCAGATGCTCCTGCCCCAGCCGGAGGGGCCAGCGCTGGAGGCCTTGCGAGACAGCTGGGGCGGCGATGTGCTCTGGCACCTGGAGGCCGTGCGGCAGTCCGGCGCGGCGCGGCTGGCAGGGCTGCCGCTGCTGCGCTGGCACGACAACGAACGCCTGCAAGCCCTGATGGACCATTGCCGCAGCCTTGGAGCGCTGATCTTCAATCCGCACGTGATCAGCGTCGAGGATGGCGGCCTTGGCGTGGTCGATACCGATCAGGTGGCGGCCAAGGCCCTCTACGACCCTGCCGGCCTGCTCAATCCCGGCAAGCTGCGCGGCTGGTATCTGGATGCGGCCCGATCAACGGGCGCCTCCAACGCCGCCTGA
- a CDS encoding pentapeptide repeat-containing protein, whose amino-acid sequence MACTLLLLLLPAGLPPAAALDTAAGVGLQERALFQERVDYTLTNQSGQDFSGQDLASSSFAGVVGRQANFHGADLHGSILTQGAFADADFSGADLSDSLMDRGDFSGVDFRGAVLRGAIASGSSFAGANVTDADFSDALLDRSDQKQLCRSAEGTNPITGVDTRLSLDCG is encoded by the coding sequence TTGGCCTGCACCCTGCTGCTCCTGCTGCTGCCGGCCGGTTTGCCGCCAGCTGCCGCCCTCGACACCGCCGCGGGGGTTGGATTGCAGGAGCGGGCCCTGTTCCAGGAGAGGGTCGACTACACCCTGACCAACCAGAGCGGCCAGGACTTCAGCGGCCAGGACCTGGCCAGCTCCTCCTTTGCTGGAGTGGTGGGGCGTCAGGCCAATTTCCACGGCGCTGACCTGCATGGGTCCATTCTCACCCAGGGCGCCTTTGCCGACGCTGATTTCAGCGGCGCCGACCTCAGTGATTCCCTGATGGACCGGGGCGATTTCAGCGGTGTCGATTTCCGGGGCGCGGTGCTGCGCGGCGCGATCGCCTCCGGGAGCAGTTTCGCTGGTGCCAATGTGACCGATGCCGACTTCAGCGACGCCCTGCTGGACCGCTCTGATCAGAAACAGCTCTGCCGCAGCGCCGAGGGCACCAACCCGATCACTGGGGTCGACACCCGCCTCAGCCTGGACTGCGGCTGA
- a CDS encoding folylpolyglutamate synthase/dihydrofolate synthase family protein: protein MALDAFADLIEPFQRRGVDLGLERLTCALADLGHPERRFRTVQVAGTNGKGSIATLVHAALLQAGIRCGLYTSPHLVSWCERIRLGAAPIPAPELRRQLEALQRVGQRHRLTPFELVTAAAFCAFAEADLELVVLEVGLGGRLDATTVHPRREVIGFAAIGMDHAEFLGSDPGQIAAEKAGVLRPGSVAISGPQSPAVAAVLQERAETVGAELRWIEPAVAADRGDDWLHSDGLTYRCGLSGAVQRHNSAVALGMLRALIEGGWPISEEAIAAGFAAARWPGRLQPVHWQGRTLLLDGAHNLPAAEALRAELDQRAAQGTIAAAGERIWLLGILANKQGPAMLRALLAPGDRAWIVPVSGHSCWSQDQLAEACPELASQLQTAADLASALNTLPPAGTTPLIVAGSLYLIGSLLAVAATE, encoded by the coding sequence GTGGCCCTCGATGCCTTCGCCGACCTGATCGAGCCCTTCCAGCGGCGCGGTGTCGACCTCGGTCTGGAGCGATTGACGTGCGCCCTGGCGGACCTCGGCCATCCGGAACGCCGCTTCCGCACCGTGCAGGTGGCTGGAACCAACGGCAAGGGATCGATCGCCACCCTGGTCCACGCGGCCCTGTTGCAGGCCGGGATTCGCTGCGGGCTCTACACCTCTCCCCACCTGGTGAGCTGGTGCGAGCGGATCCGGCTCGGCGCAGCGCCGATTCCCGCCCCGGAGCTGCGCCGCCAGCTTGAGGCGCTGCAGAGGGTGGGGCAGCGGCACCGGCTCACCCCGTTCGAACTGGTCACCGCCGCCGCCTTCTGTGCCTTTGCCGAGGCAGACCTGGAGCTGGTGGTGCTGGAAGTGGGGCTGGGGGGGCGACTTGATGCCACCACGGTGCATCCCCGGCGCGAGGTGATCGGCTTTGCCGCGATCGGCATGGATCACGCCGAATTTCTCGGATCGGATCCCGGCCAGATTGCCGCGGAGAAGGCCGGCGTGTTGCGGCCGGGTTCTGTGGCGATCAGCGGCCCCCAGAGCCCAGCCGTGGCGGCGGTGTTGCAGGAGCGGGCCGAGACGGTCGGGGCGGAGTTGCGCTGGATCGAGCCAGCCGTGGCGGCAGATCGGGGTGACGATTGGCTCCACAGCGATGGACTCACCTACCGCTGCGGCCTGAGTGGAGCGGTGCAGCGGCACAACAGCGCCGTGGCCCTGGGGATGCTGCGGGCGCTGATCGAAGGCGGCTGGCCGATCAGCGAGGAGGCGATCGCGGCGGGATTCGCGGCGGCCCGATGGCCCGGCCGGCTGCAACCCGTGCACTGGCAGGGCCGCACCCTGCTGCTGGATGGGGCCCACAATCTGCCGGCCGCCGAAGCCCTGCGCGCTGAGCTCGACCAGCGGGCTGCCCAGGGAACGATCGCGGCGGCAGGGGAACGGATCTGGTTGCTCGGCATCCTGGCCAACAAGCAGGGGCCGGCGATGCTGCGGGCTCTGCTGGCCCCGGGCGATCGGGCCTGGATCGTGCCGGTCAGCGGCCATTCCTGCTGGAGCCAGGACCAGCTGGCAGAGGCCTGCCCGGAGCTGGCCAGCCAGCTGCAGACGGCGGCGGATTTGGCCTCGGCCCTGAACACCCTGCCGCCTGCTGGAACGACCCCGCTGATCGTGGCGGGTTCCCTGTATCTGATCGGCAGCCTTCTCGCCGTCGCTGCGACAGAGTGA
- a CDS encoding aspartate aminotransferase family protein yields MDTYARFPLELVKGKGVHVWDSQGDRYLDCVAGIAVCTLGHSDRVLKRALCRQLGKLQHVSNLYRIPEQEQLAAAITARSCTDRVFFCNSGAEANEAAIKLARKHGHGTRGITQPLILTAQASFHGRTLAAVTATGQPKYHQGFEPMVQGFRYFPYNDIAAFEALLSDCEAQGPTVAAVLIEPIQGEGGVIPGDPVFFARLRQLCDEKQILLIFDEVQIGVGRSGRMWGYEILGVEPDAITLAKGLGGGVPIGALAVKAAVDHFRPGEHASTFGGNPLACRAGLTVLREIDRRSLLPHVEQMGQVLRQLLEELVRRHPHLLEGCRGWGLLQGLVLRPEAPTAPEIVKAAMAQGLLLVPAGPQVVRFVPPLVIQARHLHKAVKRLEKALLSLA; encoded by the coding sequence ATGGACACCTATGCCCGCTTCCCCCTGGAGCTGGTCAAGGGCAAGGGGGTGCATGTCTGGGACAGCCAGGGCGACCGCTATCTCGACTGTGTCGCCGGCATCGCCGTCTGCACCCTTGGCCATAGCGACCGGGTGTTGAAGCGGGCCCTCTGCCGCCAGCTGGGCAAGCTGCAGCATGTCTCAAACCTCTACCGGATCCCGGAGCAGGAACAGCTGGCGGCCGCCATCACCGCCCGCAGCTGCACCGATCGGGTCTTCTTCTGCAATTCCGGCGCCGAGGCCAACGAGGCCGCCATCAAGCTGGCCCGCAAGCATGGTCATGGGACGCGGGGCATCACCCAGCCCCTGATCCTCACGGCCCAGGCCAGCTTTCACGGCCGCACCCTGGCAGCCGTCACCGCCACCGGTCAGCCCAAGTATCACCAGGGGTTCGAGCCCATGGTGCAGGGCTTCCGCTACTTCCCCTACAACGACATCGCCGCGTTCGAGGCCCTGCTTTCCGACTGCGAGGCCCAGGGGCCGACGGTGGCGGCCGTGCTGATTGAGCCGATCCAGGGTGAGGGCGGTGTCATCCCCGGTGATCCAGTTTTTTTTGCTCGGTTGCGCCAGCTCTGCGACGAGAAGCAGATCCTGCTGATCTTCGACGAAGTGCAGATCGGCGTGGGCCGCAGCGGTCGGATGTGGGGCTATGAAATCCTCGGTGTCGAACCCGACGCCATCACCCTGGCCAAGGGGCTGGGCGGCGGCGTGCCGATCGGCGCCCTGGCGGTGAAGGCGGCCGTTGACCACTTCCGTCCCGGCGAGCACGCCAGCACTTTTGGCGGCAACCCACTGGCCTGCCGGGCCGGCCTCACGGTGCTGCGCGAGATCGATCGGCGTTCGCTCCTGCCCCATGTGGAGCAGATGGGGCAGGTGCTGCGGCAGCTGCTCGAGGAGCTGGTTCGCCGCCATCCCCACCTGCTGGAGGGATGCCGAGGCTGGGGCCTGCTCCAGGGACTGGTGCTGCGTCCGGAGGCCCCCACCGCTCCCGAGATCGTCAAGGCGGCCATGGCCCAGGGGCTGCTGCTGGTGCCCGCCGGCCCCCAGGTGGTGCGCTTCGTGCCGCCGCTGGTGATCCAGGCGCGTCACCTGCACAAGGCGGTGAAGCGCCTGGAGAAGGCCCTGCTCAGCCTGGCCTGA
- the murA gene encoding UDP-N-acetylglucosamine 1-carboxyvinyltransferase: MTYTIVPPQKILNPQLEIAGGHALSGEIRVSGAKNSALVLMAACLLTRDPIRLRNIPPLTDITAMGEILAALGVQVIRQGEAIELNGDHINQSTAPYELVNSLRASFFCIGPLLARTGMAKMPLPGGCQIGSRPVVEHVKGLKALGAQITIDHGVVTAVVPGQGHRLRGGRIHLDCPSVGATETLMMAAALAEGETTIYNAAQEPEVVDLAGLLIAMGARVRGAGTQTITIVGVDRLHGTDYAVIPDRIEAGTYLLAAAITRSHLRVAPVIPEHLGAVITKLEEAGCHIENDGIGLTLRADNVRAVDLRTQPFPGFPTDLQAPFMSLLATAEGTSVITENIFENRLQHVAELQRMGASIRMKGNTAFVEGVSRLSGAPVQGTDLRASAAMVLAGLAAEGITTVQGLEYLDRGYADLEGKLNGAGAAIRRTSAG, from the coding sequence ATGACCTACACCATTGTCCCGCCCCAGAAAATCCTCAATCCCCAGCTGGAAATTGCCGGCGGTCATGCCCTTTCCGGCGAAATCCGCGTCAGCGGTGCCAAGAATTCCGCCCTCGTGCTGATGGCGGCCTGCCTGCTGACCCGTGATCCGATCAGGCTGCGCAATATCCCTCCCCTCACCGACATCACGGCCATGGGAGAGATCCTGGCGGCTCTCGGAGTGCAGGTGATCCGTCAGGGAGAGGCGATTGAGCTGAACGGCGACCACATCAACCAGTCCACCGCTCCCTACGAGCTGGTCAACAGCCTGCGGGCCAGCTTCTTCTGCATTGGCCCCCTGCTGGCCCGCACCGGCATGGCGAAGATGCCCCTGCCCGGTGGCTGCCAGATCGGATCGCGGCCGGTGGTGGAGCACGTCAAGGGGCTCAAGGCCCTGGGTGCCCAGATCACGATTGATCATGGCGTCGTCACGGCGGTCGTGCCCGGTCAGGGACACCGTCTGCGGGGCGGTCGCATCCATCTCGATTGCCCGAGCGTCGGGGCCACCGAGACCCTGATGATGGCGGCCGCCCTGGCCGAGGGCGAGACCACGATCTACAACGCCGCCCAGGAACCCGAAGTGGTGGATCTGGCGGGCCTGCTGATCGCCATGGGAGCCCGGGTGCGTGGCGCCGGCACCCAGACAATCACGATCGTGGGGGTCGACCGCCTGCACGGCACCGACTACGCCGTGATCCCCGATCGGATCGAAGCCGGCACCTATCTGCTGGCGGCGGCGATCACCCGCTCCCATCTGCGGGTCGCCCCCGTGATCCCCGAGCACCTCGGCGCCGTGATCACCAAGCTCGAGGAAGCCGGCTGTCACATTGAGAACGACGGCATCGGCCTCACCCTGCGGGCGGACAACGTTCGGGCGGTTGATCTGCGCACCCAGCCTTTCCCCGGCTTCCCCACCGACCTGCAGGCTCCGTTCATGAGCCTGCTCGCCACGGCGGAGGGCACCAGCGTGATCACCGAAAACATCTTCGAGAATCGGCTGCAGCACGTGGCTGAGCTGCAGCGCATGGGTGCGTCGATCCGCATGAAGGGCAATACCGCCTTCGTGGAGGGCGTCTCCCGGCTGAGCGGTGCACCGGTGCAGGGCACGGATCTGCGGGCCTCGGCGGCGATGGTGCTGGCCGGTCTGGCCGCCGAGGGCATCACCACCGTGCAGGGCCTCGAGTACCTCGATCGCGGCTACGCCGACCTTGAGGGCAAGCTCAATGGTGCCGGCGCGGCGATTCGGCGCACCAGCGCCGGCTGA
- a CDS encoding RNA methyltransferase, protein MIRSRRNPLVRNLRQLHHSRGRRDAGLMLLEGTHLLQEVLRLRLQPCDLLLTTRWEGSHPELVAALPASTRLHRVSDEVLAAAATTEHPDGVVLTLPLPLCVNGTLPAFLLVLDRLQDPGNLGTLMRTALAAGVERLWLAGGADPFQPKVLRASAGSALELPLERLEEDELRLRLRQAREAGYQVVASMAPSALEAEEAPIAYWQLDWRRPTILLLGNEGGGLSSDLLTLASHRVTIPHSPAVESLNVAVAAAPLLLERCRQGILQRGSQPQERMPHQ, encoded by the coding sequence CTGATCCGCAGCCGCCGCAACCCCTTGGTGCGGAACCTGCGCCAGTTGCACCATTCTCGAGGCCGCCGTGATGCAGGCCTGATGCTGCTTGAGGGCACGCACCTGCTGCAGGAAGTCCTGCGGCTGAGGCTGCAGCCCTGTGATCTGCTGCTCACGACCCGTTGGGAAGGGAGCCACCCCGAGCTGGTTGCGGCCCTGCCTGCCAGCACGCGCCTGCACCGGGTGAGCGACGAAGTGCTGGCCGCTGCCGCCACCACCGAGCACCCCGATGGGGTGGTGCTCACCCTGCCGCTGCCCCTCTGCGTCAATGGCACGCTGCCCGCATTCCTGCTGGTCCTTGACCGGCTGCAGGACCCCGGCAATCTGGGAACCCTGATGCGCACGGCTCTGGCGGCGGGGGTGGAGCGGCTCTGGCTTGCCGGCGGTGCCGATCCATTCCAGCCCAAGGTGCTGCGAGCCTCCGCCGGATCCGCCCTGGAGCTGCCGCTGGAGCGCCTCGAGGAGGATGAGCTGCGGCTGCGGTTGCGCCAGGCCCGGGAGGCTGGTTATCAGGTGGTGGCCTCCATGGCGCCATCGGCGCTGGAGGCGGAGGAGGCCCCGATCGCTTACTGGCAGCTCGACTGGCGCCGGCCCACGATCCTGCTGCTGGGCAACGAAGGCGGAGGCCTCAGCAGCGACCTCCTGACTCTCGCCAGCCATCGGGTCACGATTCCCCACAGCCCAGCGGTGGAATCCCTGAACGTGGCGGTGGCGGCGGCGCCGCTGCTGCTCGAACGCTGCCGGCAGGGGATCCTGCAACGCGGGAGCCAGCCACAGGAGAGAATGCCGCATCAGTGA